From the genome of Chelonoidis abingdonii isolate Lonesome George chromosome 13, CheloAbing_2.0, whole genome shotgun sequence:
TTGCTGCCGCCTCTCACCCCCCAACCACATTCCTTCAAAGTTTTCctagcatttatttttaatcaagcCCTCTTTGTTGTTTGTTCTTGTTTAGATTTATGTATCTTTTAGCTGAGTAGAGACAAACTCAGTGTGAGCCCTTATGGTGGTTATTCCACCTCTGTAGAAACTGTATGAGCCAAGAGGAACGTAAGGAGGATAGGAGGCAGGAAGTCATAGACTGACTGTCCTAATACCAGAAAGGCatgaaaataaaagatttaatTCAATCCTCTTAATTCCACTTCTGCTAAACAGAAGCACTAGTGTGAGGAGGAAATGGTGACCAGAGGGAAACTGTTTTGGAAAGTAAAGTGAATAACTAAAAACCCAGAACTTTCATGCAAAACAGCTACAATGCCTGGGACCTTTCctcatttttcccccctttcttctcACCCCGCTTATTCCCCTCACCTGCTTTCCCCATTACTGGCTTTTTTGCAGGGTAATGAAGTTTGGAAACGTTACATCAGAGTGACTTACAAATGAGGGTGTGGTAAGTCACATGCTTCTGGCTCCTTTAACATATTTAGCTGCAACCTTTCCAGCTTTCTGCAATTTACAGACTCAggcctggcagccctgccaagTAACAAGTTACTGGCCTGTGAGGTCCAGGACGGATGGCTATTAAATGGGAGCCCATCCACTCTCCACAGTATGAAAGCAGAGGAGAAAGCCTGGAAATGCCTGTGTGCGAAGACAGGGTAAGAGTGGAGGATTTTTTATGACAGAAACACCACCCCATTGATGACTAATTAGACTGAGCGGGCTCCAGATGGCCAGCTTCTTTAATAACACCAATTAGGGATCCAAATATTTGTGTGCAGTGCCCTTTTTCCTAGAAAGACTGAGCAGCAATGGAGGCCTCACATTTTTGCTCCAGACTCAGGTCAGCCTTGCGATCCCTGGAACGTGAGTGTGTAACTGCAGATGTGAAGGAGGAAAATGGGAGGGATTCAGCAGGGATTGAGATAATTAAATCCCTCTTCTGACTCTGAGCTTTATCCCAAGCCAAATTATTTTTCAAGATCTGAAAAACTCTGGTTCATCAGACTCCCACccccatcatttttttttatttttgcagcagCCTTCGTTCTCCCAGGTTTGGGCGATGAGTAGAAATGGAAGAACTGTAACACTGTGAGAAAGAATGCCCTGCTCCTAACCTGAGCAGAAGTTGTGAGTACTGGGTAGCTCAGAAAGTTTCCATCCTTGTTTTGCAGACCCAAGAGGTTTACCTTAGTGTATGTGAGCAACTGATTTTTGGGCACTTATCCAAACTGAATTGAATCTTCTAAGGTTCTCCAATCCCAAAAGCCACTCATTCTGTCTCATTTGCATAGCTGCTATTaccacagcatctgagcacctcacagttgTCTTTATCTACATTTATATTTATCTTCCTCTAATCCGTGTGatgtgttatctccattttacagttagAGAATTGAAGCAAACAGAGGCTAACTGAATTGCCTAAGGTCACAAAGGCAGTGCATagaagagcagggaattgaacataGGTTGCCTCAGCCCACACTAACCACTAGGCaagtctttctcttgctctctcaTATGATATAGTTCAGGACCAATGGGCAGGGACACTTGACTCCACTCCTATCATGGGACAAATTTTACAGCCCTTACACACATTGAGAAACACTTGCTCATGAAAAGCAATCATACTGTCCCAACAAAACTTTAATACAAATTGACACATTTTCCCACACCATTCTGGCTTCgatgaaacaacattttttagaaaaaaaaatgtagagacATTTACCTCTGGTCCAAATTTGGCCTGTTGTATGTGTTAGTTTCAAAGAATCAACATGGAAAGTCCTCTTCTCCTGAAGATGGCATGGGAGGAATGCTGGTGGGTTCCAGAATGTACATTTCCAAATTGCCTTAGACATGTGTGAGTGCATTGGACTGAATTAATCACAGACATGAGGTTTGTGGTATGTCTGAGTTTAACAATAGCAAAAGAATCCTATATGAGAATTCCCAGACACATAACACTAATATAGCCCATATATGTTTCATGAAATGCACTGCGCACAGTCACCCAGCTCTTATTAAAATGTCTGGCATGGGAGAATGCATCTGAAATGTAGCATCAAATGCAGAGGAAATTTCATAAAAAGTAGCTGAACTAATGCTTTATTTTGTGtatattatgtatattttattaaaaggatCATAAATACTGTTGACTAACACGCTCACCCACCCCCTCCCTAATCAGGAAGGGCCACACACAATGCAACACAACCCTAGCAGACAACATAGTGTGATCACAGCTATCTCGCTGTGATAATCAGggaatgcaggatttgttgggaTAAACCATCTGGGTTATTTTCCTTCATGAGGGGCAGTGATAGGCCACAGAGAACTCAATGCACCAAGAAAGCAAATACAGAAGGTGAGCTTTGTGAGCCACTGACAACTGAAAATGCCCATTTGTTTGAAAAAAGAGACATATATTGCAGTTTTCAAGATGTTACCGGTAGAGCAGCAGGAAATAGCTGTGGCAATGTACTTATTTCCCAAGTTCCTtcaacaacaaaatgaaaagaactagagagagagaaagtttggGAGTTAGGCAAGGAAGGGGAGACATATGCCCAAGTCTGATCTGAATGCCGGAGCATTTGCTTGCATTTAGGTTCAAGAAAATAATAATAGCGATCAGCATTTCTCTGCTGGGTTTTGGTGAGTTTGTGCAAAGCCGGCGTCTAGCAAGCGGGCATCCTGAAACTCCAAAAGGAAATGTCTGAATAGTTTGGATTTCTGGCAGGACGGAGTCTGGTGGATATTTACAGAGAGCAGCTCACCACTGAGAGAGCAAAGAAACCTGCAGTAAACTGCCCCAGTGAGGTGTGTGATGAGATGAGGGATGGTGAGAGGATGTTTAAGGGCAAGATAAGTCTCTTGGGACTCTCTGATGTATTTTGGGGGTGAGCAGTGGCAAATgagaacaaaatttaaaacaacaGTATGGGGTACGGGAGTGACAGTCTAAAAATCCAGAGATTGAGCTCCTTTGTAGTTATTTGTGGAGCTCTAGCAGGCTGGATAGGATTTCTCTTGTGGTTTCTTTTTTGTCCATCATCTCTCAAAAATGTGACAAATTCAATGAGCTTTTCAACCACCAGCCAGGTCCAGCAGTTGCAAAAccatcccaccctcccccagtCACACAGTCCTTTCTCCAAAGAGGCCCATTTTAACGACAGGCCTCCTGGGCTAAAGTGTTATGGAATTATTCTGACCTTCCTTTCCCCTCAGGCTCAGCTGAGTGTGCGTGAGGCACTGCAGCTGTGATCCAGTTGGACTTCAAAGGCTAGTGTCCCTGCTAACTGTTCAACCGAGATCCCATTACTCTCATGACAAGCACCCGATATTTGCAGGTTGTCCTATTTCCATTGTTTGAGTTCATGTAGTGCTCTTGTAGAAGTAGTGGAATAGTGCTGTTAATAATCCAGCATAGAGCTAATCGATTCAGTCTGGCAATGCCCCTCACACCTGACCTTCAGCACACCAGTCCATGCTGTCCCAGTCCTAGTCCCCCATCACAGTTTTCCTGATGCTCTGCAATCCCCACACATCTATGTTAATACACCTCATAACTAAAGAGAAGCACTCCTGAAATCCTAGTCTTGCCAACCTTTCCAATGCAGTTTAATCCACATCTGTAACAACTCCTGTTATCCCAGTCCTGGGGCCCTGTACTGCTATGCTGATGCATCTTAATACCAACTTGCAACACACCATTGCTATTTTAGTAACATGTTGCCTGCCTCAAGGTTCTGTCTCAATGAACGTGGGAAGCATGAGTACTTTTGGGAATTTCAAGAGATGAGTGAGGAAGAAAAGCAGCATCTAGTAGCACAGGAGATACATGCCTTTAAGTTCAGATGATTATCTATAGCAATAATAAGCAATGTAGAGTATATCTCTATACCTTCAATGGGTACTTCCGGCCTTTAATCTGAACATTTGGTTTTAGCACACTAGCTATGTTTAAGATTTGAGAGGCAGTCTAGTTTGACCTAGAAAATAAGGGTGGGAATTCTACTGAATTCCAATACAAACTGTGACAGACAGGTCGTCTTAAACAAGTCACATACACTCTCTGGCCTAGTTCTGGTTGCTTTGCATTGCTCTGGTGCAGCAAAGCAGCTGGAAAGCTGACTTAAGCTGCTACTCAGGAATTCACCTTGCACAAAGTGGAATCTATGGGTGGCCTCCAGCCAGAAAGACAGAGTAGGGATTGAAATCCTGCATTAGAACTCAAGTGTTGATATTGCTATAGTAAAGGGAGGAGGTACCTTCTGTCCATTGGTGATTTTCAAGAAGGAAGTCAAAGGCCCTCTGGGGACAAATTCTTGTGCCCTGGCTAAGGTTCCTTGAGTGAACAGAACAAACTTAATACCCAGGGCTACCCATAAGCTATTTGCTGAGTGCATATTTGTTGTCCACATGATGACTGCACTACCAGGGTGGGATCTAATTCATCATTATGTACACAATCCTTGGGTAATCATGAACTCCAATTCTATCCCAATTTCTGAAGCCCCTTTATAGGGTCAGGCCAGCTAACTGGGCCATTTCCTTCAGCACCCTGCTGGCATCTTCTCCATACTGCTTTGAGAGGTCTTTGGCCAGGCTTACGTTCTGAAAGTTCTCTCTCAGATTAACTTCTAGCCGTACTTGGTCCAGGTACTCTGGGTTTCCAGCTTTCACTGTCTCCTCCAGCTGACTCTgacactgaagcacagagcagaCCATTTCCTGGAGCTTCATTTCCATAGCAATGACACACTTTGTGGCATGATTCAGCTCCTCTACCTGCTGTTGGGCCTGCTCCAATTTTTCAGGCACTTCTTTTTCCTCTGCAACGAGTGAAAACCTATAGCCCTCCATGTGCACCTGTACATTGCAGGCAcctaaaagacaaaacaatgtATATCTTGGGATTTAGCTGGTTCTGGTTTTGGTCCAAGAAAGATGTCTAAATGCTTTTGTCACTAGAAACCTAAACTTGGCGCCACTGAGCTATTCACAGTGACTGACTGGGAAAGGAATCCCGTAAAATTAGGTTCTTTCCAACTTCCTTATCTGTGgttgtgttttgtgtgtgcatgttttgTACAATAGAGCCATTTCCCAGTAGTAAGTCAAGCTCCTCCATGCCACTTGCTTAAACACACATGGACCAATTCATCCTTGGTACAAACATATTGATATTCCCTCTAGGGAAGTCACTGGAGTTAAACCAGAGTAAATTTGACCCTTAATCCTCTGTCTTTTACCTGCCATTCTTTCAATGCAAACCATCAGGTGTTGGGTGAGTCTTTATAAAAAGTGTATTGAAAATCTGGTCTAATCTTCCATGAGATGCATCATTGTTCTTCCTATTATTGGCTTCACAAACACATGGTGCCTCTAGTTCCATATGGGATTTGTTTAGCTCCTTGTTtcgattttttttctttttttcctgcagtgGCTCAGAAGGCTAACATTACATAGGAGGGTTTGGATTTACTGCCAAGTGAAGAGTTACTGCACTAGAAAGCCAAATCTAAAAAAGGGGAACTTGAGACAGATTTGTAAGGTCACTGAACCTGGctggaaaaaaattgtattcCTCTACAATGTAGAACTGAGCTAGAAGCATGGCAGGTGGAAAAGGGTGTCCAAAATTCTTAGTATCTTGATGGCACATTGTGACAGAAAACCAGGAAGTGGCCTTATAAGAATTAGAAAATCAGTCATATGCTTTTGTTAAATAATAGGGAGTGGTTCAGTTGTCTAAAGTTTTCCCTGCCACATGGTAGACCTGGATTCAGTCCCACTCCTGGACTTCATGTGGACAGCAGGAACAAGAAGCAGTGTAAATGCAACTCCACCCACAAGTGGGATGACTCCTATCCTGgaacagtgacacacacacacagaccccgaTCATCTGAAACCCTGTGAAAGGATGGAATCAGACTAGGCACAGTGTTCTTATTTTATGCAAATCAGTTCCCTATGTTCCCTCCAGCTCCCAAGAAACATAGCCCTCCTGAATCGTGTGAAACATGTTGTTTGGGGGAAAGTGAAGGTAACCATGGTTTGATGCACAGCTTTGGAAGGCTAATCCTTATTAATACACTTGTTAatctctgctgctctcctgtgAAATGCAGACTCTTGATTGCTGACCTTCCTAGTAGCCACAAGGACTAGATAAGATTCCCTACAGATCCCAGCCAATCCTGTGCCCACATCAACTTGCAGGGGTGCACTGTTAGCTCAGTCTGAGGATTTGGTCCTCACTGTtttaccattggcttcagttcACCCTTAGTCTTTGTCTGCTTACCGTGCTGCTGCTTTATATTCTCTATGCAGGCTGCAAGACTATTAGTGGGAGCACAGCCAGAGACTTCTTTCAGCCTTTGGATGGCTTCCTTCATGGCCCAGTGATCCCTATGCTGCTTGTTGAAAGTTTCAGCAATATCTGAAAACAGCATGTCAATCTCGAGCACATTTACCAGTTTCATGGTGAGGGTCCCCTCCTTACTGAAGACATCTGCAACGATTAAAGACCCACAGGAATTGGAGTGTTAGcaaaataataaatcaaatgggaaatgaaaaaaagacttacatgaaatatatggaagaCTCTGGGCTACCGGCCATGCTCAATTACAAACTCATAGTAATATTTAGCAGTCCTCTTGCTACTACTGGCTGGAGCCAGATATCTGTCTATCTACTTTGGTGCTTATTGAGTCCCAGTTAACATAATATCTGCTCACTTCAtgatctttaatgcatttatcttcacaaagCCCCTGTGCAGCTGCGAAGAGCTATTACCGCATTCTGCAGatgggaactgatgcacagagagattatgggtaagattttcaaaagcgcttaaGCGATCTAGGAACACGAGTCCAATTTTCAGAGTGACTTAAGTGCCTacgtcactttttaaaaatgggattggTCACTTAGGCGtctttgaaaactttaccctaaatgatt
Proteins encoded in this window:
- the LOC116834883 gene encoding uncharacterized protein LOC116834883, which encodes MSFFCCCHCVSATPGEKEALTAHRPKQPCRDTGGDVFSKEGTLTMKLVNVLEIDMLFSDIAETFNKQHRDHWAMKEAIQRLKEVSGCAPTNSLAACIENIKQQHGACNVQVHMEGYRFSLVAEEKEVPEKLEQAQQQVEELNHATKCVIAMEMKLQEMVCSVLQCQSQLEETVKAGNPEYLDQVRLEVNLRENFQNVSLAKDLSKQYGEDASRVLKEMAQLAGLTL